The Desulfuromonadales bacterium genomic interval AACTCTTCGTCGTAGTGGTTCTCCATGAGGGCGGGAATCATGAAGCCGCCGATGGCGACCACGGTGGCTACGGTCGAGCCGGAGATGGCGCCGAAGAAGCCGCAGGCGAGCACCCCGGCGATAGCCAGGCCGCCGGGGAGGAAGCCGACGAGGACGTTGGCCGTCTTGATCAGCTTCTGAACGATGCTGCCGGTGGTCATGATGTTGCCGCAGAGGACGAAGAAGAGGACGACGATCAAGGCGAACTTGTCCATGCTGCGGTAGAGGACTTCGACGACGATCTGCGGATCGATCCCGACGACCCAGACCAGTCCGACCAGGCCGGTGAAGAAGAGAGCCATGAAGACCGGCACGGTGGCGGCCAGGCAACCGAGCAGCAGGGCGAGGATGAGAATGTAGTTGGCTTCCATCGGTTTATCCCTTTACCCCTTTCCAGTCTTCCACCATGACGATCAGCGTCCGCAAAAACATCATGGCGCCCATCACCGGCAGCACGGCGTAGAAATACCACTCGGGAATCTGCAGCGTTGCGGTGCGGGCGTACTCGTCCTGGTAGACGGAAACGGTCATCTGCCAGCCGAGCCGAAGCATCACTCCGGAAAAGACCAGCACCGCCAGATGACTGATCAGGGTCAGCGGCTTCTTCAGGATCGGGATGATCTGCGGCAGGGCGTCAATGCGGATCAGGTTGCGGCTGCGGATGGCCGCAATGCAGCCGACGTAGGTGGTGAAGAAGATCACCTTGCGGACCACCTCGTCGGACCAGTAGAGATTGATATGCGTGGTTTTGCGCAGTATCACGTTGGCCATCGCCGAAACCAGGGCGGCGGCGACGGCGAGAAACAGGGACCAGTCTTCGACGAAGGCAAAGATCCGATCCACGGTGCGGAAAATCCTGTTCACCTGGAGGCTCCAGAAAAGGGCCGGGGGCTTTGGCTCCCCGGCCCTCGCTGCTAGTGATGAAAGATGGGGTGAAGAACGGCGCGGCTATTTGCTGAGGGTGGTGCGCACCAACTGAAGGTAGTCGGCGCCGATCTTCTTTCCCCAGGTTTCGTAAACGGGGGCGGCAAGTTCGGTCAGCTTCTTCTTGTCCGCATCGGGAAGCGGGTAGAACTGGACCCCTTTGCTCTTGGCGTCGGCAATCTGGGCCTCATGCTGCTGGCGGGTCGCCTGCCGGGTTTTTGCGCTTTCTTCCTCGATGACCTCGAGCAGGACCTTCTGCAGGTCAGGCGGAAGCTGATCGAGCCAGCGTTTGTTCATCAAGTGGATGAACAGCCCCTGGGCGTATTCGACCTGGGTGAAGTGCTTGGCCACATCGAACATCCGCTGGATGTTGCACACGGTGGGAGTATGGTCGAGGCCGTTGATGACCCCGGTCTGCAGGGCCTGGGGAACGTCGGGCCAGGGCATGACGGTAAATTTCAGTCCCCAGGACTTGTAGATATCGGTGTTCACCGGTGCCTCGGCGATGCGGAAATTGACCTTTTTCGCTTCCTCCAGGCTGCGCACCGGGGTGGTGGTGGCCCAGCCATAGGTGCCATAGCCGGTGATATCGGCGACCGTCAGCCCCTGGGAGAGGACGCTGTTCCTGAACTCGCTCCACAGGGCCGGGGTACTGCGGAATTTGTCCAGCTTGTCAAAGGTGTCGACCACGTAGGGGAGATTAACGACCCCCAGCTTGTCGGCGACGTTGGCGGCCGCCACCGAGGAGCAGAGCATCCCCTGGACGGCGCCCAGTTTCAGCTTCTGAATGACATCCCGCTCGCCGCCGAGCTGCGCCAGAGGACGGAAGTCGACGTAAATCTGCCCCTTCGAGCGTTCCCAAACCTTGTCGCGGATGCGGTAGCCCACACCAATCCCTTCGATGGCCGGATGCGACACGTTGGAGAGGATGTAGGTGTACTTGGCGCCACTGGGATCGAACTTCGGCTTCCAGGCGGCCAGGGGGTCGGCCTTTTCCTGCGCCAGCGCCGGAAGGGCGCAGGTCAGGGTAAGCATCAGCAGAACGAGGGTGATTTTTCGCAGCATACGTAACTCCTTTGCACAAAAGTGAATCGGACCGTGCCGGATGAACATCAAGAACGATTATGCTAGTACAAACCTCGTTTTGTTTCAAAGGATTTTGGATTTTTTGCCGGAACCGGCAAAGAAGTTTCTCCATATCAAAATGCATTAAGTTCGGCCAAACGCAGCCGTGGCTGACGGCGAGATCTGTGCCTGAAGTTTGGGCTTGGCGAAGTGGACCGGGAAGCGGCGCTTCCCGGTCGCCCTCGAAAGGAAATGAAGGGAGGCTAGTTGCCGAGCTGGGACCGGACTTTTTGCAGATAGTCGACTCCCACCTTCGGGCCCCATTTTTCATAGACCGGTGCGGAGAGATCGACCAGCTTGCGGCGATCCGCCGGAGCAAGCGTCAGAAACTCGACACCGCGCGCAGTCGCCTCGGCGATTTGTTCCTGCTGTTGTTTCTGCGTCGCCTGCCGGGCGCGGCTGCTCTCCTCCTCGATCGTTTCGATGAGGATCTTCTGCAGGTCGGCCGGCAGCTTGTCGAACCAGCGCTTGTTCATCAGGTGGATGTAGAGGCCCTGGGCATAGTCGAGACGGGTGAAGTACCTGGCCACATCGAACTTTTTAGTGATGCTGCAAACAATCGGCGTATGGTCGAGGCCGTTGATGACGCCGGTCTGCAGCGCCTGGGGGACGTCGGGCCAGGGCATGACGGTGAACTTCATCTCCCAGGCCTTGTAGACGTCGGCGTTGACCGGCGCCTGTGCCACCCGGAAGTTGATCTTTCGGGCCTCCTCCAGGGTGCGGACCGGCGACGTGGTGGCCCAACCGTAGGGGCCATAGCCGGTGAAGTCGACGACCATGACCCCCTGCTTCAGGGCACTGTCGCGGAATTCGTTGAACAACTCGGGCGTCCGCCGGAACTTCTCCAGCTTGTCAAAGCTGTCGATGACGAACGGCAGATTGACGATCCCCAGTTTGTCGGCAACATTGACTGCGGCCACCGAGGAGCAGAGCATCCCCTGCACGGCCCCGAGCTTGAGCTTGCTGATCACGTCCTTTTCACCGCCGAGCTGGGCGAGGGGGCGGAAGTCGACGAAGAGGCGGCCGCCCGAGCGCTCCCAGATCTTGTCGCGGATGCGGTAGCCGACGGCGATCCCCTCGATGGCCGGATGGTCGACGTTGGAGAGAATGTAGGTGTACTGGGCGCCGCTGGGGTCGAACTTCGGTGTCCAGGCGGCCAGCGGGTCGGCACCCCGGCTGCTGCCGGGCGCCAGAAGCAAAGCCAGCAAAGCAAGTCCAGCGAGGGAATTCCGGTACATGCCGCGATCCTTTCTGTCTTGCGAGGAAAAGAAAAAACTAATGTGGGTGTTCGCTGAGAGAATAATCGCCGGCCGTTTACCGGTCAAGGGAAAACTGGGCCACGTTGTACCCGGACAACAGGTGGAAATGTCTGACAATTCAAGGCTTTCTTGTGTCCGGGTGAAATGGAAGTATATTT includes:
- a CDS encoding TRAP transporter substrate-binding protein; amino-acid sequence: MYRNSLAGLALLALLLAPGSSRGADPLAAWTPKFDPSGAQYTYILSNVDHPAIEGIAVGYRIRDKIWERSGGRLFVDFRPLAQLGGEKDVISKLKLGAVQGMLCSSVAAVNVADKLGIVNLPFVIDSFDKLEKFRRTPELFNEFRDSALKQGVMVVDFTGYGPYGWATTSPVRTLEEARKINFRVAQAPVNADVYKAWEMKFTVMPWPDVPQALQTGVINGLDHTPIVCSITKKFDVARYFTRLDYAQGLYIHLMNKRWFDKLPADLQKILIETIEEESSRARQATQKQQQEQIAEATARGVEFLTLAPADRRKLVDLSAPVYEKWGPKVGVDYLQKVRSQLGN
- a CDS encoding TRAP transporter small permease produces the protein MNRIFRTVDRIFAFVEDWSLFLAVAAALVSAMANVILRKTTHINLYWSDEVVRKVIFFTTYVGCIAAIRSRNLIRIDALPQIIPILKKPLTLISHLAVLVFSGVMLRLGWQMTVSVYQDEYARTATLQIPEWYFYAVLPVMGAMMFLRTLIVMVEDWKGVKG
- a CDS encoding TRAP transporter substrate-binding protein, with the protein product MLRKITLVLLMLTLTCALPALAQEKADPLAAWKPKFDPSGAKYTYILSNVSHPAIEGIGVGYRIRDKVWERSKGQIYVDFRPLAQLGGERDVIQKLKLGAVQGMLCSSVAAANVADKLGVVNLPYVVDTFDKLDKFRSTPALWSEFRNSVLSQGLTVADITGYGTYGWATTTPVRSLEEAKKVNFRIAEAPVNTDIYKSWGLKFTVMPWPDVPQALQTGVINGLDHTPTVCNIQRMFDVAKHFTQVEYAQGLFIHLMNKRWLDQLPPDLQKVLLEVIEEESAKTRQATRQQHEAQIADAKSKGVQFYPLPDADKKKLTELAAPVYETWGKKIGADYLQLVRTTLSK